The Paracholeplasma brassicae genome includes the window TGAAAAACAAAGAAACCGATTTCCTAACATTTGAAAGCGTTTTTAATGGAAATATTAACAATGATGTTAAATGTTAAACTTGGTTTAGGAAATCGATTTACCTTAGGAGGCTATGATGGCAGTTATCAATAATCAATTCGTAATGGAATCTTACCAGTCAAAGAAGCCATTTTCTAGTTTCTTGAGTGGCGTTGCTGGTAAAAAGGGTATTCCAATTTGGTCATTTTATGTGAATCGTGGACAAGCGATTAGTTCATTTGGTGTTCGAGATAAGAACGGTCAAATTTTGGAATTTTATCCAGCAAATAAAGCGTATTTAAACACAAGTCGTATCGGGTTTAGAACCTTTATACGACTCAACAATGAAACATATGAGTTTTTTAAACATCAAACATTTAAAGAAAAAATGTCAATTTCACCAGATAAACTCGTGATTGAAGATACGATTGACGAAATCAAGATCATGGTGAGAGTGACCTACTTAACGCTACCAAATGAACCCATCGGTGCGTTAATGAGAAAAGTAGAGGTTATTAACCTCAGCGATCAGCCATTAGAGATTGAAGTCCTCGATGGTTTGACACAAATCCTACCGAGTGGGATTGATTATGGTGGATATAAAGCGGTGTCCAATTTACTTCAAAGTTGGATGGATGTGGATTTAAAAGACAATCATGCATTTTATAAACTACGCGCAAGTACAGCAGACAGTGCGGTTATAAATGATGTAACTGACGGTCATTTCATGATTTCGTCCGTTTCAAACACCGAATTTAAACTGTATGCGGATACAAAACTCATATTCGGTTATGACACAGGCTTCGACTCACCAGTCAATTTTACCAACGGTGGTATTGATCGATTAGAAGAACAAAAACAAGTCTTTGTTAATCAAGTCGCTTGTGGCTTTGTCGGATTTAAGAAACACTTAAAAGACCAAGTTACCATTTGCAGTCTATATGGTTATACGCATGATTCAAATCATCTAACTACGTTTTCAAGTAAGGTGAATCTAAGTTATTTCAATCAAAAAGAAATCGAAAACGAACAAATCATCACCGAATTAACCAACCCAATCGATTTAACAACCTCAAGCCAAGCGTTTGATCAATACATGAAGCAAAATTTCCTCGATAACTTATTAAGAGGTGGTGTGCCTTTTGTGTTTGAAACAAAAGACGGTCCTGTGGCGTACCATCTGTTTTCAAGGAAACATGGTGACTTGGAAAGAGACTATAACTTTTATGTCATTGAACCTGAGTTTTACTCACAAGGCAATGGTAATTTTAGAGATGTTTTACAAAACAGACGAAATGATGTGCTCTTTTATCCGGAGGTAAAAGATCATAACATCAGACACTTTTACAGTTTAATTCAAGCCGATGGCTACAACCCGCTTTCGATTGAAGGGTTAAAGTTTATTTATACTAAAACACCACCAAAAGAACTTGCGTCGATCATAGATAAGCCATTTACACCTGGGCAAGTCATTAATTCACTCGTTAAAGGTCTACACACCTTTGATGAGGCTGAAAAAATACTAAGAGACATATTAAAGGATTCAAGCGTTCAAATTGAAGCGAATTTTGGTGAAGGCTACTGGCAAGACCACTTTACGTATCTACAAGATTTAATCGAGGCATATTTAGCCATCTACCCAGAAACAAAAAAAGACTTATTGTTTAGTGATCGTTTTTACCGATTCTTTAATTCAAATATTTACGTAAAACCACGTAGTGAAAAGTACATTAAACGAAGTGATGGTAAAATTAGGCAGTATCATGGGATAAAACACCTTTCTGATCAAGGCAAGTGGTTAAAAGTAGGTAATGAAGAGATTAAAGTAGAACTCTATTCTAAAATGATTACCTTAGTTCTTACAAAGTATGGTTTATTAGATCCTTATGGCATAGGAATTTCATATGAAGCAGACAAACCTGGTTGGAACGATGCGATGAATGGTTTACCAGCATTATTCTCATCCGGTGTATCAGAAATGATCGAATTAAGACGAATTGTGAAATTCTTAAAGAGTGTTCAAATAGACTATCGAGGACAATCCGTCCACGTTTTATCTGAACTGATGGATCTTTCAAAAGCTTACGTTTGTATTAGTGATAAATCATTACACAAACAGTGGGAACTAAGACAAGAGGCGGTTGAATTATATCGTCTCAATGTACTGACACCTAAGGGCATAAAGGAAGTAGAAATCGATCAATTCGATGAGGTATTGAATAAAATTGATCATGACTTAGATCAAGCACTTGTGAAAGCCAAATCAATTAGTCCAATGTTACCGACCTATTTAACCTATGAGGCCGTAGAGTCAACCATCATTAAAGAAGTAGATGGACAAACATTTGTAAAAGTAGAAGCGTTTGAACTACACCCAATTACAGAATTTCTTGAGGCACCAGCTCGATATCTTAAACAATCGAAAGATGTGAAAACGTCAAAGGGTATTTATGAAATGGTCAAACACAGTGAGCTTTATGACAAAAAGATGAAGTTTTATCAAACTTCTAGACCACTGGATAACTACTCGAATGAAATTGGGCGTATACGTGCGTTTACCAAAGGTTGGTTAGAACGCGAGTCGAATTTCTTACACATGACCTATAAATATCTTCTAGGTTTAATCAAATCAGGGCTATACGAAGAATTTTATCAAGAAATAAAGACTAATTTTGTTTGTTTCATGGATGAGAACGTTTATGGAAGATCAATTCTAGAAAATTCTTCATTCATTGTCACAGGGACAAACCCTGATGAGCAACGACATGGGCAAGGGTTTGTTTCTAGATTGTCAGGATCAACCGCAGAAATGTTATCGATTTATCAACAGATGTTTTATGGCAATGAATTATTTAAATTTGAGAACGGTGAACTGGTCTTATACTTGAAGCCCAATTTAAATCACTCATTCTTTAAAGATAAACAGGTAAAAACGACGTTCATGGACTCAAAAATTACCTACATCAATCCAGATTTAGTCGATACCTATGATAAAGAAGCGGTGATCGAAAAAATAGAAGTGATCGATCAAGGTCAAACATTTGTTTTTAAAGATTCAATAAGAGGGCAACAGGCATTAAACGTTCGTAACAAGAACGGTTTAGTCATAAAAGTATTTATAAAAAGGGAGGAAAAGAAATGAAAAAAGCTTTATTATTAGTTGGGCTATTATTTAGTGGATTGTTTCTAGCAAGTTGCGGAAAAACACTAGGTAATATTGAATTTAGAGGCGCCGACGACGTTGCAAACATTAAATTCGGATCTGAATTCAATGTCTTAGCAGGCGTCAAAGCCATTGGAGACGACGGCACTGATTATTCTGACAAAATCACTTACATTACAAGTGCAACGGTCAGTAGCAGTCATTTATTAGATACACAAGACCCAGGTCAAGTGGTTATCAAATATAACGTCGAAGTAAACGGTGAAACTTGGAGTCGTTTTAGATACCTCACCGTATTAGACCCTGAAGCAGTTGAAGGACAAATGCTTGTGAACAAAGATTTCTCAGCAGGCGTTGGTGGCTGGAATAGTGACTCAGTTGTCTACATTAGTGATGGGGCAGCAATGACACTAAGTGCCGTTGATGGTATTCTACAAGCCGATGTGGTTGCTGGGGCAAACTCATACACACCAAGATTTGGCCAAATGAATGTTCCATTTGAACAAGATAAAACGTATGAAGTCTCATTTAGAGCGAAATCATCTGCTGAAAAAGTGATCAACGTTAACGTTGGTGAACTACTAACCGCAGCACCTTACTTTATCGACTTCAAAGAAAAACAAACTGAAAACTTTACACTCACAACCGAATGGCAAGAGTTCTCATTTAAGTTTACACACAAATTAGATAATAAACGTGGTGGTATCTTATTCGAACTTGGTACGGTTGGAACAAACAAAGTTGACGCTTTAGTCGAATTTGACTGGGTTGATGTTGAGGAGTCAATTGCTGATCCAGATACTAAAGCACCTGAATTCACTGGACTTGCAGTTTCAAAATCTATCCTAGTTGGGGCTACCTTTAATCCACTTGCTGGTGTGAGCGCTTATGACCTAGTTGATGGCGATTTAACCTCAGAAATTGCAGTTGAAGTTAAAGATGCTGATGGTGTTGTTGTTACTGAAATTGACACCACGGAAGAAACAACATATACACTAACTTACACTGTAAGTGATGCTGCGTTAAACGAAGCTAGCTTTGTGATGACTCTAGAAATTGTAGGTATGCAATTTAGTGATACGAACTTAATCAAAAATGGTGACTTTAGTCAACCACTAGATGAAGTAACACCTGAATGGTCGATGTGGTTACAAGAATGGGATGACGTTGCAGTTGCAACAGGTACAGTCAACGAAGTTGATGAAACATTTGAAATCGTTATTTCAAACCCTGGTAGTGGCGGCGAAGCTTGGACAGTACAATTCATTCAAAGAGTATCGTTAATCGAAGGTAAAACTTACCGTGTTCGCTTTGACGTGAAATCATCAGTTACAAGAGACATTGATTTTGTTATCACAGAAGATGTTACTTATTTCGAACACATTAAGGCTGTAGCTATTGATGTAACAGATGAATTTACAACATTTGAGTATATCTTTACAGCACTTAAATCAACTGCAGACACTAAGTTTGAGTTTGATTTAGGAACAACAGCAAACTATCAAGCGTCAACCTTAACGTTTGATAACATTAGCTTACACGAAGCAGTACTGGATGAAAACATCGTCAATGGTGACTTTGGTTACATTGGATGGCAAGCATTCCACAACGATTGGGAAGGTTCAGTTGCTAATATGGCAATTGTTGATGGTGAATTTGTTTATACGTTAAATAAATATAACGACACAGGCAATTCATATTCACTACAATTAATCTATCTTGAAAAATTCATTTTAGCACCAAATACAGCATACACATTCAAGATTGATTTATACGCAACACAAGAATTAACCTTATCGCCTTTCTTCACACAAGGTGAAGGTGGCGGATGGAACAATATTTCAACGTTAACTGCACTTGAGGTAACAGCAACAAAACAAACGTTTGTTATTCCTGTCGTATCAGGCGCAAATGGTGAGTTACCATACGAATTTAAATTTGAGTTTGGTAATG containing:
- a CDS encoding carbohydrate binding domain-containing protein, whose amino-acid sequence is MKKALLLVGLLFSGLFLASCGKTLGNIEFRGADDVANIKFGSEFNVLAGVKAIGDDGTDYSDKITYITSATVSSSHLLDTQDPGQVVIKYNVEVNGETWSRFRYLTVLDPEAVEGQMLVNKDFSAGVGGWNSDSVVYISDGAAMTLSAVDGILQADVVAGANSYTPRFGQMNVPFEQDKTYEVSFRAKSSAEKVINVNVGELLTAAPYFIDFKEKQTENFTLTTEWQEFSFKFTHKLDNKRGGILFELGTVGTNKVDALVEFDWVDVEESIADPDTKAPEFTGLAVSKSILVGATFNPLAGVSAYDLVDGDLTSEIAVEVKDADGVVVTEIDTTEETTYTLTYTVSDAALNEASFVMTLEIVGMQFSDTNLIKNGDFSQPLDEVTPEWSMWLQEWDDVAVATGTVNEVDETFEIVISNPGSGGEAWTVQFIQRVSLIEGKTYRVRFDVKSSVTRDIDFVITEDVTYFEHIKAVAIDVTDEFTTFEYIFTALKSTADTKFEFDLGTTANYQASTLTFDNISLHEAVLDENIVNGDFGYIGWQAFHNDWEGSVANMAIVDGEFVYTLNKYNDTGNSYSLQLIYLEKFILAPNTAYTFKIDLYATQELTLSPFFTQGEGGGWNNISTLTALEVTATKQTFVIPVVSGANGELPYEFKFEFGNAIESFEASETVNPIKVMFDNVSFIEDETTVELMKNGNAETVEDFFYDNSGAGEGTMVLENGQAVIDVTALGGEAYTPHFYQIIDQLTPGSYRLKLVISSSVTRDFRVNLVLPEAGWVSLLPETKYDFNVEKDVEKVVYVDFTVANLVTNVKLELDFGTLGGELVSEVGQFVISEVMVYQNLNS